Proteins from a genomic interval of Haloterrigena sp. KLK7:
- a CDS encoding type IV secretion system protein VirD4, protein MKLFGSSSTDDSDENEDIQDDETTVTGETYDITPTGVERIGGVEAITETEAEGVVAGPAVRRILEEGHSNPEKDLWVGYTEDPQEGFREAGIPFGSLAQHLWVAGVSGAGKTTELLNWMIQLAYSGHGFAYFDPKGKDSRELLRKLPEHRLDDVVWIEPGTEKDQEIGLNLLDVPDTDSEVELETGIESRLENLKAALAAKGELHATMESVTESMARAMMKANADPERPNYGVIDFYFILLNQERRETFAEECPDPYVGEFLEQVAEMDEEQLRPLMKRVKAWVENGVVRRIIARRESTIDWRALIDEDRIVVLRTPVDSTDVKRLTTLAAMRGIWSAVQNRSYETMDPDPYFIFADEFDDIASEQLDIKSMLARARSMNLSVTAAVQYPSQLDESVLKPFKNNADNLVTFKANDADDARILTDRFKGYNPEDLIQTEQYKVWTRLPTGGGEYSRPLKLSAFAPYPPLRDKDAVDEIISDSLERYGEQPLTDEQIQRELPFGGLAESGVDLLTDESTQGDVCKAVHDEALRSDRDDLSIPLEECEDAIRAVLPAHDETRTDSRERLWRNVLQPIPESMLSETERDGALWLSVGNETVSAIQDVGDDESSGGALHALVLQDAYPAFNELGADVAIAQQGEGTKRLPDGTLDPMPLLEVDSDADPVAIAEALEEFREEYPTVDALTGGREAVLEAEKSTGSTKQGQTVRNLASAFSEGKTCLFVCREDVAENVWKTLAEEPRGAREQHSVSGETRFYNLRPLSIDGERVYRPGAREDVWVRDETTDEIILRDGAGEVHARFPDAKSVFTDVDRYPAVGDQAGDDMRMIKTPIIPEFEFDGEIPEPGKDWYIVVVPTPDEDETLSADDLKVYVDGMTVPLSSLGRDDRDGQDDSDDTADEFQDDTDDGEQSVDQNGGESGLLERF, encoded by the coding sequence ATGAAGCTGTTTGGATCAAGCTCTACTGACGACAGCGACGAGAACGAGGACATCCAGGACGACGAGACGACCGTCACGGGGGAGACGTACGATATCACGCCGACTGGTGTGGAACGTATCGGCGGCGTCGAGGCCATCACAGAGACCGAAGCGGAAGGCGTCGTCGCCGGCCCTGCTGTCCGTCGGATTCTCGAGGAGGGCCACAGCAATCCAGAGAAGGACTTGTGGGTCGGATACACCGAAGATCCGCAAGAAGGGTTCCGCGAGGCCGGAATTCCGTTCGGGTCACTTGCCCAACACCTCTGGGTAGCTGGCGTCTCTGGCGCCGGCAAAACGACGGAACTACTCAACTGGATGATCCAGTTGGCGTACTCTGGACACGGGTTCGCGTACTTCGATCCCAAGGGCAAGGACTCACGGGAACTACTCCGGAAACTCCCAGAACATCGGCTCGATGACGTGGTTTGGATTGAGCCGGGGACCGAGAAAGACCAGGAGATCGGTCTGAACCTGCTTGATGTCCCAGATACAGACAGTGAAGTTGAACTCGAGACGGGAATTGAAAGCCGACTCGAGAACCTGAAAGCCGCGTTAGCCGCGAAAGGCGAACTCCACGCGACGATGGAGTCAGTGACCGAATCGATGGCTCGAGCCATGATGAAGGCGAACGCCGACCCGGAGCGGCCCAACTACGGCGTCATTGACTTCTATTTCATCCTCTTGAACCAGGAGCGACGGGAGACGTTCGCTGAGGAGTGTCCCGATCCATACGTCGGCGAGTTCCTCGAGCAAGTCGCCGAAATGGACGAGGAACAACTCCGTCCGCTCATGAAGCGCGTGAAAGCGTGGGTTGAGAACGGCGTCGTGCGTCGGATCATTGCCCGGCGAGAGTCAACGATCGACTGGCGTGCCCTCATCGACGAGGACCGGATTGTCGTCCTTCGCACGCCTGTCGACAGTACAGACGTGAAACGACTGACGACACTCGCCGCGATGCGTGGGATTTGGTCAGCAGTGCAAAACCGGTCGTACGAGACGATGGACCCGGATCCCTACTTCATATTTGCCGACGAGTTCGACGACATCGCCAGTGAGCAGCTTGATATCAAATCGATGCTCGCGAGAGCGCGATCGATGAACCTGAGCGTCACTGCTGCCGTCCAATACCCGTCACAACTCGACGAGAGCGTGTTGAAGCCGTTCAAGAATAACGCTGACAATCTGGTCACATTCAAGGCGAACGACGCCGATGACGCGAGAATCTTGACAGACCGGTTCAAGGGGTACAATCCAGAAGACCTCATACAAACAGAGCAGTACAAGGTGTGGACTCGACTCCCAACCGGCGGCGGCGAGTACTCAAGGCCGCTGAAACTCTCGGCGTTCGCGCCCTACCCGCCGCTCCGGGACAAAGACGCCGTCGACGAGATTATCTCCGACAGTCTCGAGCGGTACGGCGAGCAGCCACTCACTGACGAACAGATTCAGCGCGAGCTGCCGTTTGGTGGACTCGCCGAGTCGGGGGTCGATCTCCTTACCGACGAGAGCACGCAAGGAGACGTCTGCAAGGCCGTCCATGACGAAGCACTCCGGTCGGACCGGGATGACCTCTCGATCCCACTCGAGGAGTGCGAGGACGCGATTCGGGCCGTGCTCCCGGCACATGACGAGACTCGGACAGACAGCCGAGAACGTCTCTGGCGGAACGTTCTGCAGCCGATCCCCGAGTCGATGCTCTCAGAGACCGAGCGAGACGGTGCGCTGTGGCTGTCCGTCGGCAACGAGACTGTATCGGCCATCCAGGACGTAGGCGACGACGAGAGTTCCGGTGGCGCACTGCACGCGCTCGTTCTGCAGGACGCGTACCCCGCGTTCAACGAGCTCGGTGCCGACGTGGCAATCGCCCAGCAAGGCGAGGGCACCAAGAGACTTCCAGATGGGACGCTTGATCCGATGCCGCTGCTCGAGGTCGACAGTGACGCTGATCCAGTGGCGATCGCCGAAGCGCTCGAGGAGTTCCGCGAAGAGTATCCGACGGTCGACGCTCTCACTGGTGGCCGAGAGGCCGTTCTCGAGGCCGAGAAGAGCACGGGATCGACGAAACAGGGACAGACCGTCCGCAACCTTGCGAGTGCGTTCAGCGAGGGCAAGACGTGTCTATTCGTCTGCCGAGAGGATGTCGCCGAGAACGTCTGGAAAACGCTGGCCGAGGAGCCACGAGGCGCTCGAGAGCAACACTCCGTTTCCGGAGAAACTCGGTTCTACAACCTTCGACCCCTGAGTATTGACGGGGAAAGAGTGTATCGTCCCGGCGCTCGCGAAGACGTCTGGGTCCGCGACGAAACCACCGACGAGATCATCCTCCGAGACGGCGCCGGCGAAGTGCACGCTCGGTTCCCCGACGCCAAAAGTGTCTTTACCGACGTCGATCGCTATCCTGCCGTCGGCGATCAGGCTGGCGACGACATGCGGATGATCAAGACACCGATCATCCCCGAGTTCGAGTTCGATGGCGAGATCCCGGAGCCCGGCAAGGACTGGTACATCGTCGTGGTGCCGACGCCCGACGAGGACGAAACGCTGTCCGCTGACGACCTCAAGGTCTACGTTGACGGGATGACCGTCCCGCTCTCGAGTCTCGGTCGTGACGATCGTGACGGCCAGGATGACAGCGACGACACCGCCGACGAGTTCCAGGACGACACGGACGACGGGGAACAGTCGGTGGATCAGAATGGCGGCGAGAGCGGCTTACTAGAGCGATTCTAA
- a CDS encoding amphi-Trp domain-containing protein, translating to MPEEVLFKSESSQTREEIASYLHSVAEKLEQGDAVTLKSGSESVTMEPPARPTFEVKAEREGPTDGPGELSIEFELEWEENGGEGDGESGQLEIE from the coding sequence ATGCCCGAAGAAGTTCTGTTCAAATCAGAGAGCAGCCAGACTCGAGAAGAAATCGCATCGTATCTTCACAGTGTTGCTGAGAAGCTTGAACAAGGTGATGCGGTCACACTAAAATCAGGTTCCGAATCCGTGACGATGGAACCGCCAGCCCGCCCGACGTTTGAGGTCAAAGCCGAACGCGAAGGACCGACGGACGGTCCCGGTGAATTGAGTATCGAGTTCGAACTCGAATGGGAGGAGAACGGCGGTGAGGGAGACGGCGAGAGCGGCCAGTTAGAAATTGAGTGA
- a CDS encoding PadR family transcriptional regulator yields MYDLTGFQRDLLYAVAGFDKPHGLAIKEELENYYEKEIHHGRLYPNLDTLVDKGLVEKGEKDQRTNVYSITRRGQREFEARREWEDQYVDL; encoded by the coding sequence ATGTACGATTTAACTGGATTCCAGCGAGACCTGCTGTACGCTGTCGCTGGGTTTGACAAGCCTCACGGCCTTGCCATCAAAGAAGAACTGGAGAATTACTACGAGAAAGAGATTCACCATGGCCGACTGTATCCGAATCTGGATACCCTTGTTGATAAAGGATTGGTTGAGAAAGGTGAGAAGGATCAGAGAACAAACGTATACAGTATCACCAGACGCGGCCAGCGGGAATTTGAGGCTCGTCGAGAGTGGGAAGATCAGTACGTCGACCTCTGA
- a CDS encoding response regulator — protein MSPGADRDTDVNSHSTILLVEDNPGDARLVKEVSEDLGLADLLSIVTTGSDALDFVNQRGEYTDAPSTNLIILDWHLPDMAGEVVLEEMNSDPAHNHIPVIVTTGSVPKQEVRKIYKQNANGCLMKPGDPEELKKIIQAFETFWLSVARLPRADTEEQ, from the coding sequence ATGTCACCCGGCGCTGATCGGGATACAGACGTAAATTCCCACTCAACCATCCTGCTTGTAGAGGATAATCCGGGTGACGCGCGTCTCGTCAAGGAGGTGAGCGAGGACTTGGGACTCGCAGACTTACTTTCTATTGTTACAACTGGATCGGACGCGCTTGATTTCGTGAATCAGCGTGGCGAGTACACTGATGCTCCATCAACGAACCTCATCATCCTCGACTGGCATCTTCCAGACATGGCTGGTGAAGTAGTTTTGGAGGAAATGAACAGTGACCCTGCCCACAATCACATTCCCGTAATTGTAACAACTGGTTCAGTACCCAAACAAGAAGTCCGCAAAATATATAAACAAAATGCAAACGGCTGTCTAATGAAGCCTGGAGACCCCGAGGAACTCAAGAAAATAATCCAAGCGTTCGAAACTTTCTGGTTATCAGTTGCTCGACTCCCTCGTGCTGATACTGAAGAGCAATAA